A part of Carassius carassius chromosome 32, fCarCar2.1, whole genome shotgun sequence genomic DNA contains:
- the LOC132112782 gene encoding procathepsin L-like, whose translation MMADQGIKTYRLGMTYYADMSNEEYRQVAFRGCLGSMNNTKARGGVTFFRLKDAVVLPSSVDWRDKGYVTYVKDQGQCGSCWAFSATGALEGQTFRKTGKLVSLSEQQLVDCSLAFGNMGCFGGLMDQAFQYIEVNGGLDTEQSYSYEAIDNQCRFNPSNVGATCRGYVDVTSGDESALQEAVATIGPVSVGIDAGHSSFQLYKSGIYSEPECSSYFINHGVLVVGYGSSGGENYWIVKNSWGVGWGEQGYILMSRNKSNQCGIATAASYPLV comes from the exons ATGATGGCAGATCAGGGCATCAAAACCTACAGGCTTGGCATGACGTACTATGCTGACATG AGCAATGAGGAATACAGACAGGTGGCGTTCCGTGGATGTCTTGGCTCCATGAATAACACTAAGGCCCGTGGTGGTGTTACATTCTTCCGGCTGAAGGATGCTGTTGTGTTGCCCAGTTCTGTGGACTGGAGGGACAAGGGCTACGTGACCTATGTTAAAGACCAGGGGCAGTGTGGATCATGCTGGGCCTTCAGTGCA ACTGGTGCCCTAGAGGGTCAAACATTCAGGAAGACAGGAAAACTGGTGTCTCTGAGTGAGCAGCAGCTTGTGGACTGCTCTCTTGCTTTTGGGAACATGGGCTGTTTTGGAGGACTTATGGACCAGGCCTTCCAGTACATTGAAGTCAATGGGGGTCTGGATACAGAGCAGTCCTATTCATATGAGGCCATT GATAATCAGTGCCGTTTTAACCCGAGCAATGTGGGTGCCACCTGCAGAGGATATGTTGATGTCACCAGTGGGGATGAAAGTGCACTACAGGAGGCTGTTGCCACAATCGGCCCTGTATCTGTTGGTATCGATGCTGGACACAGCAGCTTTCAGCTCTATAAATCAG GTATCTACAGTGAGCCTGAGTGCAGCAGCTATTTCATAAATCACGGTGTCCTGGTTGTTGGTTATGGAAGTTCAGGAGGAGAGAACTATTGGATCGTCAAGAACAG CTGGGGTGTGGGATGGGGTGAACAAGGCTACATCCTGATGTCCAGGAACAAGAGCAACCAATGTGGCATCGCTACTGCAGCCAGTTATCCTCTGGTCTAA